The genome window TACCAACAACCTGACCGAAAGCCCCATCATGTGGGACGACATCGACCCCACTGTATTCGTGGACGACAAAGGCCAGGCCTACCTCTACTGGGGCAATACGAACTGCTACTGGGCCAAGCTCAAGTCCAATATGACGGAGTTGGACGGGCCCATTAATAAGGTGACGACCCTGCCCAACTTCACGGAGGCACCCTGGGTGCACAAGCGCGGTGGCTGGTACTATCTAAGCTACGCCTACCAGTTTCCTGAGAAGATTGCCTATGCCATGAGCCGCAGCCCGGAAGGCCCCTGGGAATTCAAGGGCCTGCTCAATGAGGTAGCCGGCAACTCCAACACCAACCACCAGGCCATCATCGACTTCAAGGGCCAGTCTTACTTCATCTACCACAACGGTAGCATTCCAACTGACGGGGGCTCATTCCGCCGCTCTGTTTGCATTGACTACCTCTACTATAATAAGGATGGGACGATGAAGCGGGTGGTTATGACGACGGAAGGCGTGAAGCCCGCGAAGTAATTCGTTGGCCGGCACAGTCAATGCCTCTTCCACTCAACACAATCGTTTATGTATTCAGCCCTACGAAAGTGCCTGCTACCCCTAGCTTTGCTGCTGACTGTGGTGGAGGCCCGGGCCCAAACCGCTCCGACGCTTATTCCGGCCCACGACCCAGTAATGGCCCAGCAGAATGGCACGTACTACATGTTCTGCACGGGGCCCGGCATTGCGGTGTGGTCGTCGAAGGACCGTAAGACCTGGACTCGGGAAAAGCCTGTTTTTGCTGAAGCCCCCGCCTGGGCCACCCAGGCCGTGCCAGGGTTTAAGAACAACCACATTTGGGCACCCGATATTTCGTTTCACAACGGCGTGTATTCGTTATTCTACTCGATTTCGGCCTTTGGTAAGAATACGTCCTGCATTGGGCTGGCTACCAACAAAACCCTAGACCCTACCTCCAAAGACTACAAGTGGGTAGACCAGGGCCGGGTAGTGCAGTCGGTGCCGGGGCGCGACATGTGGAACGCCATCGACCCTAACCTGATCCGCGACGAGGCGGGTGCGCCCTGGCTGTCGTTTGGCTCTTTTTGGGAAGGCATCAAGCTGGTTAAGCTCCGCCCCGACCTTACGGCCCCGGCCCAGCCTGAGCAGTGGCGCACTATTGCCAAGCGCCCCCGCACCCCTCAACTCAACGATTCCTTGCCCGGCGACGGGGCCATTGAAGCGCCTTTCATCTTCCGTCGGAACGGCTACTACTACCTCTTTACGTCCTTCGATTACTGCTGCCGAGGCCCGCAAAGCACGTATAAGATTATGGTGGGTCGCGCCAAAGCCGTTACCGGTCCTTACCTGGACAAGGCCGGCACTCCCCTGGAGCAGGGCGGCGGTACCCAGGTGCTGGCCGGCGACAAGAACTGGTTTGGCCTGGGCCATAACTCGGTGTACACCTTCGACCAGACCGATTATCTGGTTTTCCACGGCTACGACGCGGCTGACAAGGGCCGCTCCAAGCTTCGGCTGGAAAAGCTTAGCTGGGATGCAGCGGGCTGGCCGGTAGTACAACCTTAGGACAAAGCCGTTGTTTCAGCGCACAATCGTTTGTGCATATTGCCAACAAACCCTACTTTTCAACTTACTTGCCAGACTGCCAGCTACCGGCACCGATTACGGTATCGATTCCGGTCCTTTTTCTCTTATTCCGCTTCACTTGAGCCTAGCCCAAGGCCCCGCGAAGCCGTAGCTTGGCATTTGTCCTACCCTTTTCTGACTTCCCGTGACTAACTCTGCTACTTCCCCCGCTGAACTAAGCGTGAACACCATCCGGCTGCTGTCGGTCGACATGGTACAGGCGGCCAACTCTGGGCACCCGGGCCTGCCGCTTGGGGCTGCGCCCATGGCCTACGTGCTGTTTTCCCGCTTTCTGCGCTTCAACCCCCAGGACCCTAAGTGGCCCAACCGCGACCGGTTTGTGCTGTCGGCCGGCCACGGCTCGGCCCTGCTCTACAGCCTGCTGCACCTCTACGGCTACGACTTGTCCATGGACGACTTGAAGGCCTTCCGGCAGCTGCACTCCAAAACGCCGGGCCACCCGGAGTCCAACATCACGCCGGGCGTGGAAGTCACTACTGGCCCCCTGGGTCAGGGCTTCGCCAACGGGGTGGGCATGGCCATGGCCGAGGCGCACCTGGCGGCCGTGTACAACCAGCCCGGCTACCCCCTGATGGACCACTATACCTACGCCATCGTTTCGGATGGGGACCTGATGGAGGGTATTGCGGCCGAGGCAGCCTCCCTAGCCGGCCACTTGAAGCTGGGTAAGCTCATCTACCTCTACGACGACAACGATATCTGCCTGGACGGGCCCACCAACCTTTCCTACACCGAGGATGCCCTGGCCCGCTTCGCGGCCTACGGCTGGCATACCCAGCGCGTGACCGACGGCAACGACCTGGATGCCATTGAGGCGGCCATTCGGGCGGCCCAGCAGGATACGGAGCGGCCCTCTATCATCTCGGTGAAAACCATCATTGGCTACGGCAGCCCCCAAGAAGGCACCAGCAAAGTGCACGGCTCGCCGCTGGGCCCCGACAATTTGAAAAAAGCCAAGCAGTTTTTCGGCTTCGACCCCGAAGCCACCTTTATCGTACCCGAGGAAGTACGCACGCACCTGGCCGAGGCCGGGCAGCACGGCGCACAACTTCAGGCAGAATGGCAGCAGAAAACAGAGGCGTTCCGGCAGGAGTACCCAACAGCGTGGGAACTGTTCCGAACTTCGTTTGCGGGTGAGCTGCCCGCAGGCTGGGATGCCTCGCTGCCCGTTTTTACCGCCGCCGATGGCGCCCTGGCTACCCGCCAGGCCTCGGGCAAAGCCCTGAACGCCCTGAAGCAGTCGGTACCTTTCCTGTTCGGGGGCTCCGCCGACCTGGCCAGTTCCAACGAAATGCCCACCAGCGGGGCCGTGAGCTTTCAGCCCGGCTCCTATGAGCACAACAACATTTGGTTTGGGGTGCGGGAGCACGCCATGGGCGGGGCCATGAACGGCATGGCCCACCACGGCGGTGTGCGCACTTACGGTGGCACCTTCCTGACCTTCTCCGACTACATGCGCGGCGCCATCCGCCTCACGGCCCTGGCCGAGTCGGCCGCGACGTTCGTCTTCACCCACGACAGCATCGGGCTGGGCGAGGACGGGCCCACCCACCAGCCCGTGGAGCAGGTGGCGGCCCTGCGCACCATCCCGAACATTGTGGTGCTGCGCCCCGCCGATGCCAACGAAACCGTGGAATCCTGGCGCGTGGCCCTGACTACCCCCAAGTCGCCGGTGGTACTTATTCTCTCGCGCCAGAAGCTGCCGGTGCTCGACCCAAGCCAGTTCGGCTCGGCTCGGGAGGGCGTGGCCCGCGGCGCCTACATCCTGCGCGAAGCCGAAGGCGGCCAGCCCCAGCTGCTGCTGCTGGCTACGGGCTCGGAAGTAGCGTTGGCCTTGCAAGCCCAGGAAGCGCTACAGGAACAAGGCGTGGCCGCCCGCGTAATAAGCATGCCGTCGTGGGAGCTATTTGAGAAGCAGGACAAGGTCTATCAGCAGCAGGTGCTGCCTCCCACGGTTCGCAAGCGCGTGGCTATTGAGGCCGGCTCGCCCATGGGCTGGCACAAGTACGTAACCGATGAGGGCACCGTCATTGCCATGAACCGCTTCGGCGAATCGGGGCCCGGCGAGGCGGTTTTGGAGCTGTTCGGCTTCTCGGTGGAGAATGTAGTCAAGCAGGCCCACCACGTACTGCAGGGGCAGCCCGCCGAAATTGAAAAGAAGGAAGTTCTGTCGTAATACTTGTTGGCTTTAACAGAACGGCATGCTGAACGGCATGAAGCATCTTGTGTGCTGAGGTTGTGAAGTAACGGTCATGCAGAGGCGTAGCCGAAGCATCTCGCGGGCCGATGTAGGGCAGTCATTCAGAGTCAGCCCGCGAGATACTTCGACAAGCTCAACATGACGTCCTTTTTACCTCTTTACTACGGAGTATACTGCCCACCTTCCACTTACTTTCTCACATTTCTACTACTTCAACACCACCCACACATATGAACCCACTTGTTGCCATTCACGACTTCGGCCAGAGCATTTGGCTGGATTATATCCGTCGTAACATCCTGCACAACGGGGAGTTACAGCGCCTGATTACCGAAGATGGACTGCGGGGCGTAACCTCTAACCCCGCCATTTTCGAGAAAGCCATTGCCGGCTCCGACGACTACGCCGACGATATCCGCCGGCTGGCCCAGCAGGGCCTCTCGGCCGACCAGATTTACGCCGAGCTGGCCATGGCCGACGTGCAGCAGGCCTGCGACCTGCTGCGCCCCCTCTACGACCACCCCGAAAACGGCGGCGATGGGTACGTGAGCCTGGAAGTATCGCCGGAGCTGGTAAACGACACCGAGGGCACGGTAGCGGAAGGGCTGCACTTCTGGCAAACGGTAAACCGCCCCAACGTAATGATTAAGGTGCCTGCTACCCCGGCGGGCTTACCAGCTATTCGGCAGCTGATTGCCGCGGGCGTGAACGTCAACGTGACCCTGATTTTCAGCGTGGAGCGCTACCGTTTGGTGGCCGAAGCCTTCCTGGCGGGCCTCGAAGACCGGGCAGCGGCCGGCAAGCCCATTCGCCGGATTGATTCGGTGGCTAGCTTTTTCCTGAGCCGGATTGACGTGCTGATTGACCCCCAGCTGGAAAAGCTGGCCGCGGAAGGTGGCGAGAAAGGGGCCTTGGCGCAGAGCCTGGTGGGGCAAGTAGCTATTGCCAGCGCCAAGCGCGCCTATGAGGTATTCCAGGAAATTTTTGCTGGTCCGCGCTGGGAGGCGTTGCGGGCTCAAGGTGCCCAGCCCCAGCGCCTGCTCTGGGCCAGCACCGGCAACAAGAACCCCAATTACGACGATTTGAAGTACGTGGAAGCCCTCATCGGCCCCAACACGGTCAACACTATTCCAGTGGAAACCCTGGACTTCTACCGTGCCAAAGGTCAGCCGGCCAACCGCCTAGCCGATAAGCAGGAAGTAGCCGTGCTCGACCGGCTGCCGGAATTGGGCCTCGACCTGGAAGCCCTGAGTAACCAGTTGGAGCAGGAAGGTGCCCAGAAGTTCACGGAGCCCTTCGGCAAGCTGATGCGCGTGCTGGAGCAGAAGCGCCAAGAAGCCTTGGCCAGCACCCCGGCCTAACGGGCCCTGTGCTTGCCTGGCCGGAGTAGCGCACGGCCGTTGTTGTCTTGGTGAAGCAAGTGCCCTGCCCCTGTTTCGGGGCTGATGGGTACTGCTAGTAGTACTGTGAAGCGGGGAAAGCCTTGGGCTCTCCCCGCTTTTTCTTACCATATTTTTCTATGGCGGAGCGTACTCCCGTCCAGCACCGGGTAGCGGTTAGCGCCCTATTTTTTGTGGCCGGTCTGTGTTTCGCCTCCTGGGCCTCCCGTATTCCCGACATCGGGCTGCGGCTGAAGCTCAGTGAGGGCGAGCTGGGCCAATTGCTGCTAGCCCTGCCCGTAGGTTCCATGCTGGCCTTGCCGGTAGCAGGCTGGTTGGTGCACACGTACGGCAGCCGACTGGTAGTGCTGGCGGCTACTTGCCTGTACGCGGGCTTTCTGCCCCTGCTGGGCTGGGCGGGCAGCTTTTGGAGTTTGGCAAGCAGTCTGGTATTGTTTGGTTTTGCAGGCAACCTGCTTAATATTTCCGTGAATACTCAGGCCATAGGCGTGCAGGCGGCCTACGGCAAACCCATCATGGCCTCCTTTCATGGGCTATGGAGTTTGGCTGGCTTTCTGGGCGGGGCCGTGGGCACCCTCCTGCTCCAGTGGCGCTACACCCCGCTCGAACACTTCCTGCTCATAACGGGTAGCGGGCTACTGCTCACCCTGCTAGCCCACCAGCGCACCCTATCTCTGGATACGGGCCCTGATGCCGGCGGCTCCAGCCTGCGCCGACCAGAGCCCTACCTGCTGCGCATCGGCCTGATTGCCTTTTGCGGGATGCTGTGCGAGGGCTGCATGTTTGACTGGAGCGGGGTGTACTTTCAGAAGGTAGTGCAGCCTGATGCTTCATTGGTTACGGCCGGGTACGTGGCGTGCATGAGCACCATGGCCCTGGGTCGCTTTATCTCCGATTATTTCACCCACCGTTTCGGTACCCAACGCATGCTGCAACTCAGCAGCGCCCTGATTACGCTCGGGTTGCTGTTAGCAGTGGCCTGGCCCGCGGTAGTGCCCGCAGGGGTAGGGTTTTTACTGGTAGGTTTTGGCATTGCCTCCGTTACGCCGCTGGCCTACAGCGCGGCCGGCCAATCCACTACGGTGTCGCCGGGTGTGGCGCTAGCTACGGTTTCTTCCATTGGCTACTTGGGATTTCTGCTGGGTCCGCCGCTGATCGGGCTAGTGGCGGAAGTCCTGAGCTTGCGCGTGTCCTTTGCTCTGGTTGCTGGGCTGGGAGCCGCTATTGGACTGTTGGCCGCTCGCCTGAAACTGCAGCCCACCTCCCTAAAGGTTGCGGTTCTGCCCTGAAGGTTGCTGCCAGCTGCGTTGTGTAGAGCTTGCTTCTCAAGCAGTTAGTGTCTAACAACCCAACACGCCAGGAAAGCACTTACCGTCATGGTGTAGGAACAGCAGCAAACTAGCCGCGGCTACTTAGTAATACTACTCAGGTACTTGCCCGCGACAACTCCTGGCAAGTAGTGCCGGTCTGCGTACAATGCCGTTTCATGCACTACAGTATACGTATTGAAGCGTTGCTTTTTAGCAGTGAATAGGCTTTCCATAAAAAGACCTGTAATAATTTGTTGGTAATTTGTTACGATTTCGCTAATCTTACTCACCCAAGTTATTGCTGCTGCTCAAGGGTAGATTTTCACCCCACTACCCTTCTCAGAACCTCCTAGGTCCGTATTTTCCATCGAGCCTTTTTTTGTACTCCTGTACACAATCGTTTGTGAAGAATAAAAACACAAACGATTGTGTTAGTCTTTCCATAATTCCCACACCCTCTTACATGAAAAAGCCTATACCCAAGATGCGCCGGGCTACCATTCCAGCCCTGCTCTGCTGCCTACCCCTGCAGCCTGCGCTTGCCCACACCGTTGGTATTGCCAATGAATCTTCCTCTCATCAAGTTGCCGCTTCTCGCGCTGACATTACCGTGTCTGGCCGCGTGGTAGATGAAAAAGGCAGTGGGCTGCCGGGCGTGAACGTCATCGTCAAGGGCTCCACCGTAGGTACCCAAACCGATGCCGACGGCCGCTTCACGCTAACCGCCCCCGACAATGGCACGCTGCAGTTTTCCTTTGTCGGCTACACCGCTCAGGAAGTACCCATCAGCGGCCGCACTTCCGTCAATGTGGCCCTTGCTCCCGACAGCCGCAGCCTCTCGGAGGTAGTAGTGGTAGGTTACCTAGCCCAAGACCGGCAAAACCTGACCAGCGCTACTAGCAGCCTCGATGTAAAGGAAGCCAATAAAACACCCGTACCAACGGTAGCCCAGCAGTTGCAGGGCCGTACCCCTGGAGTGAACGTGCAAGGCACTGGTGGCCCCGGCGACGCGCCAGTAGTAACGATTCGCGGCATTGGTTCGCTTGGCCTAGCCAATACGGGTCCGCTCTACGTCATTGATGGTGTCTGGACTACGGATCCGCGTAGCTTGAACCCCAATGATATTGAAACCTTAACTGTACTGAAGGATGCCTCTTCAACGGCCGTTTATGGCTCTAGCGGCGCTAATGGAGTAATTCAGATTACAACTAAAAAGGGCCGGGCAGGTACACCAACCATCAGCTTTAATGGGTACGTTGGTGTAGATCAGGCGCGCAAAAAGTATAATCTCACCAACGCCAGTGAGTGGGCGCAACGCGCGCGGGTTGCTTATAGCAATGCGGGCCTCGACATTCTCAACGCAGGCCAGAACAGCTTATCGGGCGCCGTACCAGTATCGGAGGGTGGCACTTTCGACCCCAGTGTCGATACCGATTGGCAGGATGCCTTCCTTCAGGTTGGCCGCCGTGAAAACTACAATCTGACTATTGGCGGCGGTAGCGTCGGCGACAAAAGTTCTAGCAACTTTTTGGTTTCAGGAGATTATTTCCACCAGGAAGGCATTGTAAAAGGCCCTGACTTTAAGCGCTACAGTCTGCGTTTGAACTCAGGCATAAGCCGCGGCCGGTTCCGGTTTCAGGAAAATTTGCAGTTTTTGCATACCGATGCCACGCTCCTGAACGGTGTGCCGTTCATTGACGTGCTATTGATGATTCCGAGCATTCCGGTGTACGACCCTACCAACCTTAAGGGTGGCTTTGGGGTAGGCTCTACCCGCCTCAATACCTTTGCCACCAACCCGGTGGGTGCCCAGGAACTGTTGCGTCGTACTCAATCTGAAAACAGACTGGTTGGTAATGCCAGCGCCGATGTATCGATTTTCGATTTCTTGACTTACCGTTTGAACGTAGGCCTGAACCTGCACACCTATGCCAACGTGGATGCCCAGAAAACCGGCATCATCCGGCAGAACACAGAAATTACCTCGGCTTCGCTGAATGAGTTTTTAGGTTATGACACGTACCTAATGGCCGAGAATACGCTGAATTTCACCAAGACATTAGGCGAAAACCACATCAACGCGCTGGTGGGTTATGGTGTGCAGAGCTACCGCCAGCATAACGTGCAGGCAGGAGCTCAAAACTTCACCTCGTCTCCCCGGTACTACTTTGAGTTGAGTGCCGGTACCCAAAAGGGCGCAATCCTTGGCGGATCAACGGAATACGGCATCCGCTCGTTTTTCACGCAGGCTACGTACGACTATAAAAACCGCTACCTGCTCTCGCTGAGCGGACGCCGCGACGCGTCGTCGCGCTTTGCCAAGCAAAACCAGCAGGCCGATTTTGGGGCCGTCTCGCTGGGCTGGCGCATTAGCGAGGAAGATTTCTTTAAGTCGGCATTACCCCAAATCAATAACCTGAAGCTGCGGGCCAGCTACGGCGTTATCGGTAATGAAGCTCTGTATGACAACTATCTGCCCTACGCATTTGTGGGTCAGAATATTAACTACGTCATTGGCACAAACCAGCAGATCGTAAACGGAGCTTCGCAGATTCGGTTGAACAGCCCTGATGTGCAGTGGGAGGAGCGCGCTACCAAAAACATCGGCTTCGACTTGGTTACACTAGATAACCGGCTCAACTTCTCCGTTGACTACTACGTTGCCGAAACTCGCAAAGCGCTTGTCGAAGTGCAAGTGCCCACGTACCTGGGTAACTTCGGCGGTAATCCGCTGCAAAATGCAGGCAGCCTCGAGAACCGCGGTTTGGAATTGGCCCTTGGCTACCACGAGAACAAAGAATCCTTCACCTATGGCGCCGACTTTACCTTAACTACGGTGAAGAATAAGGTTACTAAGGTGGCGGTTGAAGGCCAGACGATTGGGGGCGGTGAGGGCCCTACTCGCACGCAACTTGGGCGTGGGGTAGGTGAATTCTTTCTAATTCCATTCGATGGTATTTTCCAAACGCAGGAAGAGGTAAACAACCATAAATCGTCGAACGGCACCGTTATTCAAGCGTATGCCTCGCCCGGCGACGTGCGCTATAAGGACACTAATGACGACGGTAAAATTGACCTTGCAGACCGCGTATTTGTAGGTAGTGCCATTCCTAAGATTCAATTGGGGCTAAATCTGAATGCAGGTTACAAGAACTTTGACCTGTCGCTGTTCCTGCAGTCCTCGCTTGGCAACAAAGTATATAATGTAGCCAAGCGGGCTTTGGAAAGCTACAATGGGCCTAACAACTACGATGCTGACGTAACTCCTTGGTCGCCCGATAACCCTTCGACAACGACGCCCCGACTCCTACAAGGTGGCGGAGCAGGTAACTTAGGCATTGCCGCCGGTCAAAACTCCCTAGCTAACACCACGCGGTGGCTTGAAAGCGGTAATTACTTGCGTCTCAAGAACATTCAGCTTGGCTACACCATTCCGAAAAGCCTAACCAGTATGGTACCCAGCCTAGGCTCTGTGCGCTTTTACGTGACAGGCACCAACATACTGACCTTCACCAAGTACACCGGCTTCGACCCTGAAACGCCTGGTACCGGCTTCTTTAGCCGTGGCATTGATGACGGCTCGTACCCCAACGTGCGCACGGTCATTGGTGGCGTGCAACTCAATTTCTAGTAGTGTGTGGCGAGGCTCAGGGAACTGAGCTGCGCTGGCCTAACCGATTTTACCTCCCAAGAATATGAAAACCAATAAGCTGGTTGCGCTGCTGTGCGCTGGCGGTCTTTTTCTCACTACCACGGGCTGCGAGAAGGATTTGCTGGATAAAACTAACCCGAACGCTCCAACTACGGCTGAGTTCTGGAAAACCTCCGATGACGCCGTAAAGGGCGTGTACGCCTGTTATTCGGGCTTACAACAGTTTGCTGTTTACTACCGGAGCTGGCACTTTATGGCCCACCGCTCCGATGAATCTTACAGCCAAAGCCCATTCGTGGAGCTAGCCAATTTCACGCGCTTCCTTACTCCTGATAATAACTTTTTCATTTCGTCCTTCGCCTGGAACGACTACTATCGCACCATTTTCCGCACCAATCAGGTGCTGACCAATGTACCAGGCATTACTATGGATGAGACGTTGAAAAAACGTCTGCTGGCAGAAACGCAGTTTATTCGGGCGCTATCCTACTTCGACCTGGCTTACTTCTTCGGCAATATCCCCTTGATAACGGTCGAGTCTACGATTACTACTCGTGTTAAACAAGGAACACAAGCCGAAGCAGAAGCTCTGATTATTGCCGATCTATTAGCCGCCATTCCAAATCTACCTCTCGAATACAGCGCAGCTGAAAAAGGCCGCGTTACGAAGGGAGCAGCGCAGGCGTTACTGGCTCGCGTGTACATGCACCAGCGCAAGTACTCAGAAGCGTCCGCCTTATTTACGGAAATCATTAATTCCGGCAAATACTCACTGGTACCGAACTATCTCGACAACTTCACGGACGCCAATGAAAACAACTCTGAATCGTTGTTTGAGGTACAGTTCACAAGTGCCGTGTTAGAACTGGGCCAGGGGCAGGACAACGCCGCCGCCTCGGAAAGCCACGACCGGCCTAACTTCTTCGGCCCTCCCGGCCCTACGTTTGCCGACGTGCAGCCCCGGCGCTGGCTACTAGATGAGTACCGAGATTCGACGGTAAACTTTGCGCCCGGTAGCACCACCCGGCATCTGATTGACCCGCGCCGCGACGTAAGCATCATTAGCAACAGAAATCCGGAGCGCTTCTATGGTAAAACCTTTGCAGAATGGGGCTGGAATCCTTCTCAACAATACTGGCGCAAGTACCTTAACGACCGAACCCGCACGAACGAAAATTTCACCTCTGGCATCAACCATCGTGTAATTCGCTACGCCGATGTGCTGCTGATGCAAGCCGAAGCACTGACGGAGCTTGGCCGCACTGCCGATGCGGTGCAGCTAGTAAATATGGTGCGGCAGCGGCCTTCCGTGAATTTGGCCCCGCTTACCGGCACCTACACGGCAGCTACGTTGCGCCCACTCATCCGTAGTGAGCGGGCCAAAGAACTAGCTGGCGAAGGCACCCGCTGGTACGACATTTTACGCTGGGGCCTGATGGATACGCAGGCCGGCATTGACGAGTTAAAAAACCGCGATGCCGATTTTAACAATTTCCGCCTCGGCATCTCCAAACTGCTACCCATTCCGCAGCGCGATATTGACATTGACCCAGGTGTAAAGCAAAACCCTGGCTACTAGCATAGGTCTGTAACCTGCGCACGCATCGCCTGCCAACAGCCGCTCCGGTCCAGTACCGGAGCGGCTTTTTGGGTGCCAAGCCTCTTGCTTGGCTCCATCATCTGCTTCCCTGACTTGTGCAATATTCTTCGTCCAGTCTCTTGTATGGTGGCCTACTTAGTCTGCTGCTGGCCGTGGGTGGCTGCGGCAAAGATCAAGCAGCCCGGCCAGTAACTCCTTCACCACCCGCGCCAGCTCCATCCAGCACCACGTTTACTAATCCGCTGCTGCCTACCGGGGCCGATCCGTTTGTGGCGCAGAAAGATGGCTATTACTACTACTTACATACTACTTATAACGACCTGCGCATCTGGAAAACGGCCAAGATGTCTGATCTGCCTCTGGCCACTGCAACTATTGTGTGGCGGCCACCTACTACGGGCGCGGCGGCGGGCAACCTTTGGGCGCCTGAGCTCTACTTCTTTGATGGCAAATGGTACCTCTACTACTCAGCCGGCCCGGCTGGCCCCGACTTAGGCCAGCAGCGCACCTGGGTGCTCGAAAATGCAAGTGCTGAT of Hymenobacter sublimis contains these proteins:
- a CDS encoding glycoside hydrolase family 43 protein; this translates as MKNALLPAALPLLASLLLAAPTLAPTAALGQAAPVPVASNPVIKDKYTADPAALVHNGTVYLYTGHDEAPPRRDGYVMHEWLCYSSQDMVHWKEHASPLNVKAFAWAKDDAWASQVIERGGKFYWYAAVEHGSVPGKAIGVAVADSPTGPFRDARGSALITNNLTESPIMWDDIDPTVFVDDKGQAYLYWGNTNCYWAKLKSNMTELDGPINKVTTLPNFTEAPWVHKRGGWYYLSYAYQFPEKIAYAMSRSPEGPWEFKGLLNEVAGNSNTNHQAIIDFKGQSYFIYHNGSIPTDGGSFRRSVCIDYLYYNKDGTMKRVVMTTEGVKPAK
- a CDS encoding arabinan endo-1,5-alpha-L-arabinosidase — its product is MYSALRKCLLPLALLLTVVEARAQTAPTLIPAHDPVMAQQNGTYYMFCTGPGIAVWSSKDRKTWTREKPVFAEAPAWATQAVPGFKNNHIWAPDISFHNGVYSLFYSISAFGKNTSCIGLATNKTLDPTSKDYKWVDQGRVVQSVPGRDMWNAIDPNLIRDEAGAPWLSFGSFWEGIKLVKLRPDLTAPAQPEQWRTIAKRPRTPQLNDSLPGDGAIEAPFIFRRNGYYYLFTSFDYCCRGPQSTYKIMVGRAKAVTGPYLDKAGTPLEQGGGTQVLAGDKNWFGLGHNSVYTFDQTDYLVFHGYDAADKGRSKLRLEKLSWDAAGWPVVQP
- the tkt gene encoding transketolase — encoded protein: MTNSATSPAELSVNTIRLLSVDMVQAANSGHPGLPLGAAPMAYVLFSRFLRFNPQDPKWPNRDRFVLSAGHGSALLYSLLHLYGYDLSMDDLKAFRQLHSKTPGHPESNITPGVEVTTGPLGQGFANGVGMAMAEAHLAAVYNQPGYPLMDHYTYAIVSDGDLMEGIAAEAASLAGHLKLGKLIYLYDDNDICLDGPTNLSYTEDALARFAAYGWHTQRVTDGNDLDAIEAAIRAAQQDTERPSIISVKTIIGYGSPQEGTSKVHGSPLGPDNLKKAKQFFGFDPEATFIVPEEVRTHLAEAGQHGAQLQAEWQQKTEAFRQEYPTAWELFRTSFAGELPAGWDASLPVFTAADGALATRQASGKALNALKQSVPFLFGGSADLASSNEMPTSGAVSFQPGSYEHNNIWFGVREHAMGGAMNGMAHHGGVRTYGGTFLTFSDYMRGAIRLTALAESAATFVFTHDSIGLGEDGPTHQPVEQVAALRTIPNIVVLRPADANETVESWRVALTTPKSPVVLILSRQKLPVLDPSQFGSAREGVARGAYILREAEGGQPQLLLLATGSEVALALQAQEALQEQGVAARVISMPSWELFEKQDKVYQQQVLPPTVRKRVAIEAGSPMGWHKYVTDEGTVIAMNRFGESGPGEAVLELFGFSVENVVKQAHHVLQGQPAEIEKKEVLS
- the tal gene encoding transaldolase; amino-acid sequence: MNPLVAIHDFGQSIWLDYIRRNILHNGELQRLITEDGLRGVTSNPAIFEKAIAGSDDYADDIRRLAQQGLSADQIYAELAMADVQQACDLLRPLYDHPENGGDGYVSLEVSPELVNDTEGTVAEGLHFWQTVNRPNVMIKVPATPAGLPAIRQLIAAGVNVNVTLIFSVERYRLVAEAFLAGLEDRAAAGKPIRRIDSVASFFLSRIDVLIDPQLEKLAAEGGEKGALAQSLVGQVAIASAKRAYEVFQEIFAGPRWEALRAQGAQPQRLLWASTGNKNPNYDDLKYVEALIGPNTVNTIPVETLDFYRAKGQPANRLADKQEVAVLDRLPELGLDLEALSNQLEQEGAQKFTEPFGKLMRVLEQKRQEALASTPA
- a CDS encoding MFS transporter, giving the protein MAERTPVQHRVAVSALFFVAGLCFASWASRIPDIGLRLKLSEGELGQLLLALPVGSMLALPVAGWLVHTYGSRLVVLAATCLYAGFLPLLGWAGSFWSLASSLVLFGFAGNLLNISVNTQAIGVQAAYGKPIMASFHGLWSLAGFLGGAVGTLLLQWRYTPLEHFLLITGSGLLLTLLAHQRTLSLDTGPDAGGSSLRRPEPYLLRIGLIAFCGMLCEGCMFDWSGVYFQKVVQPDASLVTAGYVACMSTMALGRFISDYFTHRFGTQRMLQLSSALITLGLLLAVAWPAVVPAGVGFLLVGFGIASVTPLAYSAAGQSTTVSPGVALATVSSIGYLGFLLGPPLIGLVAEVLSLRVSFALVAGLGAAIGLLAARLKLQPTSLKVAVLP
- a CDS encoding SusC/RagA family TonB-linked outer membrane protein — encoded protein: MKKPIPKMRRATIPALLCCLPLQPALAHTVGIANESSSHQVAASRADITVSGRVVDEKGSGLPGVNVIVKGSTVGTQTDADGRFTLTAPDNGTLQFSFVGYTAQEVPISGRTSVNVALAPDSRSLSEVVVVGYLAQDRQNLTSATSSLDVKEANKTPVPTVAQQLQGRTPGVNVQGTGGPGDAPVVTIRGIGSLGLANTGPLYVIDGVWTTDPRSLNPNDIETLTVLKDASSTAVYGSSGANGVIQITTKKGRAGTPTISFNGYVGVDQARKKYNLTNASEWAQRARVAYSNAGLDILNAGQNSLSGAVPVSEGGTFDPSVDTDWQDAFLQVGRRENYNLTIGGGSVGDKSSSNFLVSGDYFHQEGIVKGPDFKRYSLRLNSGISRGRFRFQENLQFLHTDATLLNGVPFIDVLLMIPSIPVYDPTNLKGGFGVGSTRLNTFATNPVGAQELLRRTQSENRLVGNASADVSIFDFLTYRLNVGLNLHTYANVDAQKTGIIRQNTEITSASLNEFLGYDTYLMAENTLNFTKTLGENHINALVGYGVQSYRQHNVQAGAQNFTSSPRYYFELSAGTQKGAILGGSTEYGIRSFFTQATYDYKNRYLLSLSGRRDASSRFAKQNQQADFGAVSLGWRISEEDFFKSALPQINNLKLRASYGVIGNEALYDNYLPYAFVGQNINYVIGTNQQIVNGASQIRLNSPDVQWEERATKNIGFDLVTLDNRLNFSVDYYVAETRKALVEVQVPTYLGNFGGNPLQNAGSLENRGLELALGYHENKESFTYGADFTLTTVKNKVTKVAVEGQTIGGGEGPTRTQLGRGVGEFFLIPFDGIFQTQEEVNNHKSSNGTVIQAYASPGDVRYKDTNDDGKIDLADRVFVGSAIPKIQLGLNLNAGYKNFDLSLFLQSSLGNKVYNVAKRALESYNGPNNYDADVTPWSPDNPSTTTPRLLQGGGAGNLGIAAGQNSLANTTRWLESGNYLRLKNIQLGYTIPKSLTSMVPSLGSVRFYVTGTNILTFTKYTGFDPETPGTGFFSRGIDDGSYPNVRTVIGGVQLNF